A single Epinephelus fuscoguttatus linkage group LG13, E.fuscoguttatus.final_Chr_v1 DNA region contains:
- the nyx gene encoding nyctalopin, whose translation MTVITFTVSVLCLLPQAVLARWACVRACPASCTCTQEKSCSVLCDRTGMAELPKEFPCEASAINLDKNKLKFLSERAFGTLPSLKSLSLDHNNISFITPGAFKGLANLVELKMAHNEYISYLHTRTFTGLKKLVRLDLSDCNLFNIPDRIFIEQTALKELLCFQNNFRRIPGAFRGMENLTHIYLERNKIEAVAYNSLLGLGSLRYLNLQENRINVIHDQAFQDLVRLENFYLNDNLLSDLPRLAFKGLIRLKMLNLGGNQLTNVSKTWFSDLVELEVLYLDRNQLVNIEEGTFENLTSLITLHLNSNNLTTLPFPVFQPIYFLGRLYLFRNPWECDCSFEWMKEWMESYKLVRDIPCASPSSVAGLDLSEVVFTKVNGTCVDPGELNLTTASSEIISTTENRFNSLISKLLQQELREEMGNGTESLRNGTLLEPEEGQLSAGVGGRRAEASQSYLCFTAVWLIFGLIGQLDINYCLSCT comes from the exons ATGACTGTCATCACTTTCACTG tCTCTGTGCTGTGCCTGCTGCCTCAGGCGGTGCTGGCACGGTGGGCGTGTGTTCGGGCGTGTCCAGCGTCCTGCACCTGCACTCAGGAGAAGAGCTGCAGCGTGCTGTGCGACCGCACCGGCATGGCTGAGCTGCCCAAAGAGTTCCCCTGCGAGGCCTCGGCCATCAACCTGGACAAGAACAAACTCAAGTTCCTGTCAGAGAGGGCCTTCGGCACCCTGCCCTCCCTcaagtctctctctctggaCCACAACAACATCTCCTTCATCACCCCCGGAGCCTTCaag GGCCTCGCCAACTTAGTGGAGCTGAAGATGGCGCACAATGAGTACATCAGTTACCTTCACACACGGACATTCACGGGACTGAAGAAGCTGGTGCGCCTGGACCTGTCAGACTGTAACCTCTTCAACATCCCTGACCGCATCTTCATAGAGCAGACGGCGCTGAAGGAGCTGCTCTGCTTCCAGAACAACTTCAGGAGGATCCCCGGAGCCTTCAGGGGCATGGAGAACCTGACTCACATCTACCTGGAGAGGAACAAGATCGAGGCGGTGGCCTACAACTCCCTGCTGGGCCTGGGTAGTCTCAG GTACCTGAACCTCCAGGAGAACCGCATCAATGTGATCCATGACCAGGCCTTCCAGGACCTCGTACGGCTGGAGAACTTCTACCTCAACgacaacctgctgtctgatCTGCCCCGGCTCGCCTTCAAGGGTCTCATCCGCCTCAAGATGCTCAACCTCGGGGGAAACCAGCTGACCAACGTGTCCAAGACGTGGTTCAGTGACCTGGTGGAGCTGGAGGTCCTGTACCTGGACAGGAACCAGCTGGTAAACATCGAGGAGGGCACCTTTGAGAACCTGACCAGCCTGATCACGCTCCACCTGAACAGCAACAACCTCACCACCCTCCCCTTCCCCGTTTTCCAGCCCATCTACTTCCTGGGCCGCCTCTACCTCTTCAGGAACCCTTGGGAGTGCGACTGCTCCTTCGAGTGGATGAAGGAGTGGATGGAAAGCTACAAGCTGGTGCGGGACATCCCCTGCGCCTCTCCGTCCTCCGTGGCAGGGCTGGATCTCAGCGAGGTGGTTTTCACCAAGGTGAACGGCACATGTGTGGACCCTGGAGAGCTGAACTTGACCACAGCCTCGTCAGAGATCATCTCCACCACAGAGAACCGCTTCAACAGCCTCATCTCCAAGCTGCTCCAGCAGGAGCTCAGAGAGGAGATGGGGAACGGTACAGAGAGCCTCCGCAACGGGACCCTGCTGGAGCCTGAGGAGGGGCAGCTCTCAGCAGGGGTCGGAGGGCGACGGGCTGAGGCGAGCCAATCATATCTCTGCTTCACTGCAGTGTGGCTCATCTTTGGTTTGATTGGCCAGTTAGATATTAATTACTGTCTTTCTTGCACATGA